ATTTAAAAATTGATGTTTTAAATACGGAGATTAAAAACGGAAAATTATATTGTAAAATTAAAATCAGCGGAGCGGTGGATAGCGAAGTGCGCCCTGCTTTGGGCTTTCAGTTGAGATTTGTGGCCGTAGAAAAACCATTGTCTTCCAAAGTTTTATGTCAAGAAAATATTGAATTTAAGCCATTTGGGAAAAATCCCACAAACGAAATTCAAACGATTGAAATTCCGCTCTGTCGTGCATTTGATGCCGAAAATGTGGGCTATTTAGGATTTAGTTATAAAAATTTAGACATTAAAAATCAATCAAATTACTTATATTTAGGCCAAAAGAATGATTAAAGCTAAAAACATATACAAATATTACGGCGATTTGCAAGTCCTAAAAGGAGTGGATTTGGAAGTTGCTACCGCCGAGGTGGTCTCTATCGTGGGAGCCTCGGGCGCAGGAAAAACCACGCTTTTGCAGATTTTGGGCACGCTAGATAAAGCCTCAGAAACCCAGAAAAACCAAACCAGCATTTTGCTCGATGGGGTGGAAATTGCGGCAATGAGCGATAAGGCCATTTCTAAATTCAGAAATGAAAACATTGGGTTTATCTTTCAATTTCACCAATTGTTGCCCGAATTTTCAGCTTTGGAAAATGTGTGTATGCCTGCTATGATTGCAGGGAAATCGCTCAAAGAGGCCACGCCTCGCGCGCTGGAATTGTTGTCTTTTTTTGGGCTTAAAAACCGAGCTACGCACAAGCCGTTGCAGCTCTCTGGTGGCGAGCAGCAGCGTGTGGCGGTGGCGCGCGCGTTGATGAATCAGCCCAAAGTGATTTTTGCCGATGAACCTTCGGGGAATTTGGATTCTAAAAATGCCGAAGAATTGCACCAATTGTTTTTTGATTTAAGAAATGAATTTGGGCAAACCTTCGTGATTGTAACGCACAATAAAGATTTGGCCGAAATGGCGGATCGTAAAATTATGATGAAAGATGGTAATTTAGTATGATTAATTCAAAAAACAAAAAATGGATAATTGGCGGGGCATCTTGTTGATTCTTCTACTTTTAGCAGGTGGTGCTTACGCATACTTCGATCGTGAAATTGAGGCGAAATTAAAAGCTTTGATTAAAGATAATTTGCCCGAAAATATCCAGCTGGATTATGATAAATTAAATGTGAATTTACTTACGGCCTCTTTTAAGCTAGAGGCTCCCAAAGTTTTTTTGCGCGATAAGGGAATCCGTGTGAATATGGAGGAGGCTAGTGTGAGCGGTGTAAATCTTTGGGAAATCGCAGTGAATAACCACATTGATATTAGTAAAATTGATTTTCGAGGAGTAGACGCCGACATTAATCCCTCGGTTAAGGATACTACTTTTGCGCCCAAAAAAACTAAAAAAGAGAATTTAGAGCTTTCGATAGATGAAATTTTAATTCAAATTCATGCGCTTTCTGTCAAAAACAAAAAAGGGCAACCTAAATTAAACTTAGAAAATTCTAATTTATCGCTCAAAAATTTAATGGTTAAAACCAATCCTGCCGAAAAAGATTTGCCATTAAAATATGAAATTAATGATTTTGAGATAGATAGCTTGCATGTCCAGCTGAGCAAAACCAGAGATTTGAGCATAGGCAGATTGCGCCTAGATAGTACGCAGGCTTTTGCTAAAAATGTGAATTTAACGCTAAAAGACCAAGGTTTGCATTTGGATTTGGGCGAACTGAATTTCCACAAAATAGGGCTAAATACGATTTTAAAACAAGACACCATACGCATAAAACGCGTAGATTTGAAAAATGCGGTGGCCAAAATAGTGCCTCCTACGGCATCGTCGCCCAAAGTGGATTCTACCGAGCGCGAAAATAAATTGATTTGGGTAGAGCAGTTTCGTGTGCAAAATGCAAGTTTAAACAAGAAAATAGAAGGCACTTCGCTCGCTACCACCATTGCCGATGCACAAACTTATATTCGGGATATTAAGCTATTTACACAGCCCGAGGAAGGGCAAAAAGGGTTTTCTTACCGATTGGTGTCTTTGAAAGCTAAAAATATTGTAAATCCCTTTAAATCAGGATTGCATACTATGAAGATTGCCGAATTGGAGATGGATTCTACTCAAATCGAGATGAAGAAGTTTTCTATTCACCCCAATTATGGTCGCCGTGAGTTTCAATCGCACATTGCGGAGCAAAAAGATGTGATTGATTTAGATATTCCGAGTTTAAAAATCATGGATTATGCCTACGATTCGGAGTCTGAAAAGCCTACCATTTTTGTGAAAAAAGTTAGGTTGAATGCGCCAGACATTACGGTGTATCGTAGCAAAGTAACGCCAGAGCAAACACCACGGAAACCGCTTTATTCAGAAATGCTCAGAAAAGCAAAATTACGATTAGATATACAGACTATTGATATCAAAAACGGAAAAGTAGTTTATGAGGAACACATCGATTATCGCCAAAAACCAGGGAAAATCTATTTTACAGATTTTAATGCAACGATTGCGAATTTAAACAATACACAGCCCGCCAACGATAGAGTTTCAATCGCAGTCAATGCGCTATTTATGGACGCGCCAACGCAAGTGAATTGGGATTTTCATGTTTTTAAACCCGCAGACCAGTTCACGATTTCGGGCACGGTGAAAAATTTGGAGCCTGAGCGATTGGATACTTTTTTTGTTCATAATTTAAATGCCAAAATGAAGGGAAAAGTAAATTTGGCTACTTTTAAATTTACGGGCAACGATTTTGGGGCCAAAGGAAGTATGCAAATGGATTTTAAAGACATAAATGTGGAGATTCTAACCAAGAAGAAAAAAGAGAAAAAGCCTTTTTGGAGCACCATTGCTAATTGGTTTGTAAAAGAGAAAAGCAAAAAAGAGGAGCAAAAGCCAAAATTGATTGAGGTGGAGAGAAATCAGCAAAAATCCTTTTTTAACCTATTTTGGTTGTGTATTAAGCAAGGATTAAAAAATAATTTAATTTAAAAAAAGGAGAGGAGTTGTTTACTCCTCTCTTTCATTATGTTCAATCTCAAAAGTGCAATGGTGAATGTTTTGGTGCAACATGGCGTGTCGCATTTCCTCTTTAAGTTCTCGTTCGCACTCACAGCTTAAATCTTGATTGAGGAAAATATGCGCCGTCATCGCATTTTCTATTGAGCTAATGGCCCAAATATGAATATGTTCCACTCGGTTTACTTCGACAAATTGGTTTAATTTATCTTCTACTTTTTCTAGATTTACATTAGGCGGAATGCCGTCGAGGCTCATTCTAAGGCTATCGCGGAGCAAGTGCCAAGTGCCGTAAATCACGATAAGGGCGATGCCGATACTTAAAACAGGGTCTACCCAAAACCAGCCAAAATACATCATTATAATACCGCCCACAAGCACTGCGACGCTCACAAGTGCGTCGCTCATTAGGTGTAAGTACGCCCCTTTGATATTGATGTCCTTATGTTGGTCTTTCATAAAAAGCCAGCCCGTAAAAGCATTGATGAAGATCCCAATTCCTGCAATTATCGCAATAGTTTTGCCTGGAAGAGGTTCTGGTTTGCTCAACCTTTGGACTGCTTCTAAAATCACGGCACCCATAGAAATCAAAAGCAAAATCGCATTGAATAGTGCAATTAAAATAGAAGATTTTCGATAGCCGTAAGTATAGTTTTTAACGGATTTTTTGGCTAAAAGTTTAAAGCCAATAAGCGATAAAAAAAGCGTACTCACATCGGCAAGATTGTGAATCGCATCGGAGATGAGCGAGGTGGAGCTTACATAAAATCCGAAACCAAATTCGATAGATAAATAGGCTAAATTAAGCACAATCCCTATGATGAATGCTCGGTTTACTTGTTTGGGGTCAAATTCGTGGTGATGATGATGATGATGGTTGTGGTGGTGTTCCATGGTTTAAATAACTACACCAAAGGTAAAAAAATATTTTTTTAAAAAAACAAATTACTGGTAGCTTTTGTACTGATTAATTTTTATTTTTTTAGGTTTTAAAGCACTTAGCAAGCTATACAAGCCAAAGAATGTCCTATTCATGTAGATAAAATGTCTAGAACCTCGATTCCCGTTGGCTTTTCGCGCTTGGGAGGCTTTGCTGAAATTCTCTCCCAATTTATAAATCTCATCAAAAAAACTTTCATCTGAAAAATCAAAATACTCTTGATTGAATGGGCGTGTAAACAATGTAATCATGCGATGAAAAGTTTCAATAAAGAAAGTAATTTCCTGCGGGCTATCATCTGGCTGAATAATTTCTAATTCCCTCATTTTTTTTAGAAAATAGGTATGGTTATTAATTTTTTCTGGTTGAATTAAATCAAAATAAGGCGTATAAAAATCATTCGGAATATGTTTTACACAACCAAAATCCAAAGCAATGAGGTTTATTGCTCGATTCACAAGGAAATTCCCTGGATGCGGGTCTGCATGCACTTTTTTAAGAATATGAATTTGAAACATATAGAAATCCCACAATGCTTGACCAATTTGCTGGCGCTGTTTTTCGTTCGGGTTTTCTTGAATAAATTCAGATAAATGCTTGCCATGCATCCAATCCATAGTGATGATGCGCGGAGAAGACAACTCGGGATAAAATCTAGGGAATTTTAAATGAGGGATTGCAGCGCAGGCTTTTGCAATTTCTTGGCTTTGTTGTACTTCCAGCTCATAATCCGTTTCTTCGATCAATTTTCTCTCTACCTCTTTGAAATATTTCTCTTTATCTTTACCTTTTAGATTAAACATTTTTACCGCGATAGGTTTCACCATTGCTAGATCCGATGAGATACTTTCGGCTACACCAGGATATTGAATTTTCACAGCCAGTTCTTTTTGGTTCAGTTTAGCCTTGTGTACTTGCCCAATGCTTGCGGCAAACGAAGCGTTTAAGGCAAACTCATCGAACAAATTATTAGGATTTTTGCCAAAATATTTTTTAAAAGTTTTCTGCACCAAGGGTGCCGATAAAGGTGGAACTGAAAATTGCGAAAGCGAGAATTTCTCTACATACTCGCTTGGCAAAATATTTTTTTCCATGCTCAGCATTTGTGCAACTTTCAGTGCGCTTCCCTTCATCTGCGAGAGAGATTGGTATATATCCTCGGCATTGTTTTCGTTTAATTTTTGTTTAGCCTCCTCGGTGTTGCCAGTCCATTTGTCTTTATAGTAATTAATATAATTCACGCCAATCTTCGCGCCAGTTTTTAGAAATTTTCCCGTTCGTGAAATTTTAGAAGTAGGAATTTTGTCAACAGTTTTCATATTAAAAAGGTTTTTCTTTCCATAAAAATTTGCCCAAATCTACCCATTTGTTCAGTATTTTTGGATCAATTAAATCGAGTCCCACATCGGTAGATTTTTCGATTAATAAATCCGTTTTTTCAAAATCGGTGGAGGTGTCATTTATCCAAAATCTCAGAATTCCCATAAATTGCGCCCAGCCCATTTCTTGCACAGAGCGTTCTACTATTTGATTTAGATTTTCCTTTTTTAAATCAATTTTTTCAACCTCAATTTGATTTAAATATTGTGTGAAAAGTTGTTTTAAATCTTTTAGAGCCCCTCTTAACTTTAAAGGATTGGCAGGCTCAAGTGAAAAGATTGCAAAACTCCGATTTGCTTTTAAGTTTTCAAAAAAAGTAAAGTAAAAGCTGAGTAATTTTTCTTTAGGCGAAAAAGAATCGTAATCCTCGGTGTTAGCCAATGTTTGTAGTGTTTTTTGAAATAAAATACTGAAAAAATCAGATTCCAAGCCATCGAAACTTGGCGAAAATCCATAAAAATCAGATTCTTCAATCCCTATGTTTTTTGCAAAAGCATATACCGAGCTTGGTCTTTTTCCCTCGGTGAGCGTATAATTGATATATGCATCGAGTAGCAGCTCGTGCGTAATTTTCTTTGAATTTTTTTTAGTGTTTTTAGCCATATTTATATAAGATTTGCGTTTTCGATATCTTCTATTGATTCATTTTTGTATTGTGTATATATCATTGAATGAAAGTTGTTTAGCTTCTTTAATAAATTCAGAAGATTATCCTTTTCATCTTCCGATAAGTTGCCTCCAATCAAGGTAGCGGTACGGTTTACATCGCTCATTGAATCGGCAATCAATTGTTGACCTTTTGGCGTTACGGCAATTAATTTTTCGCGTTTATCTTTTGGGTTTTCTTTTTCTTGTATTAAACCATGCTGAATCAATCGCCGAATAATTACTAAGCCATATTGCTTTTCGTGTGCATTTTTCTCAATTAATTGCATTTTGTTCAAGCAAGGATAATCGCTCAAGCGGTATAGGTAAGTGAAATCCTCATTGATTAGCTCTGGAAATTTAGCCATACCTTTTTTTAAAGCTAATTTGGCAAATCTTCCTGTCATAATCAATTGTTTGCATAAATCATTGTTAAGCGCTTGTAGTGGCTGTCCCTTAGAGGGGATAATTCGTTTGGGACTTTCCTTTTGGAATGCAAGTTCATTTAAATATTCTCTAAAATCATTTAAATTCACATTTTGCTTTGTGTTTTCGGCTTCAAATTTTTTCAATGTGCCGATAAGCTCTTCAAGTAAATCATAATTCATTCAAATCTATTTTCGCAAATATAGGAAAAATATATTCTATTTTAAAATATTTGGAATAAAATGTTTCTAAATGAGGCGTTATTATTTGTATAGAATTTCATCAAATCAATTAAAAATTGTATTTTAGGCGGAGCAAAAATTTTTGATGAATGAAAGTAAGAAATGTCGTACTAGCAGCGTGTGCACTCACAGCCTGTGCTACGCCGCCTAAACAAATTAAACAAGTGAAAGAGAATGTTTTAAAATACCCTACGACCAAAAAAGAAAATGTGAGTTAT
This Ornithobacterium rhinotracheale DNA region includes the following protein-coding sequences:
- a CDS encoding ABC transporter ATP-binding protein, giving the protein MIKAKNIYKYYGDLQVLKGVDLEVATAEVVSIVGASGAGKTTLLQILGTLDKASETQKNQTSILLDGVEIAAMSDKAISKFRNENIGFIFQFHQLLPEFSALENVCMPAMIAGKSLKEATPRALELLSFFGLKNRATHKPLQLSGGEQQRVAVARALMNQPKVIFADEPSGNLDSKNAEELHQLFFDLRNEFGQTFVIVTHNKDLAEMADRKIMMKDGNLV
- a CDS encoding cation diffusion facilitator family transporter; the encoded protein is MEHHHNHHHHHHHEFDPKQVNRAFIIGIVLNLAYLSIEFGFGFYVSSTSLISDAIHNLADVSTLFLSLIGFKLLAKKSVKNYTYGYRKSSILIALFNAILLLISMGAVILEAVQRLSKPEPLPGKTIAIIAGIGIFINAFTGWLFMKDQHKDINIKGAYLHLMSDALVSVAVLVGGIIMMYFGWFWVDPVLSIGIALIVIYGTWHLLRDSLRMSLDGIPPNVNLEKVEDKLNQFVEVNRVEHIHIWAISSIENAMTAHIFLNQDLSCECERELKEEMRHAMLHQNIHHCTFEIEHNEREE
- a CDS encoding ABC1 kinase family protein — encoded protein: MKTVDKIPTSKISRTGKFLKTGAKIGVNYINYYKDKWTGNTEEAKQKLNENNAEDIYQSLSQMKGSALKVAQMLSMEKNILPSEYVEKFSLSQFSVPPLSAPLVQKTFKKYFGKNPNNLFDEFALNASFAASIGQVHKAKLNQKELAVKIQYPGVAESISSDLAMVKPIAVKMFNLKGKDKEKYFKEVERKLIEETDYELEVQQSQEIAKACAAIPHLKFPRFYPELSSPRIITMDWMHGKHLSEFIQENPNEKQRQQIGQALWDFYMFQIHILKKVHADPHPGNFLVNRAINLIALDFGCVKHIPNDFYTPYFDLIQPEKINNHTYFLKKMRELEIIQPDDSPQEITFFIETFHRMITLFTRPFNQEYFDFSDESFFDEIYKLGENFSKASQARKANGNRGSRHFIYMNRTFFGLYSLLSALKPKKIKINQYKSYQ
- a CDS encoding TetR family transcriptional regulator C-terminal domain-containing protein; its protein translation is MAKNTKKNSKKITHELLLDAYINYTLTEGKRPSSVYAFAKNIGIEESDFYGFSPSFDGLESDFFSILFQKTLQTLANTEDYDSFSPKEKLLSFYFTFFENLKANRSFAIFSLEPANPLKLRGALKDLKQLFTQYLNQIEVEKIDLKKENLNQIVERSVQEMGWAQFMGILRFWINDTSTDFEKTDLLIEKSTDVGLDLIDPKILNKWVDLGKFLWKEKPF
- a CDS encoding winged helix DNA-binding protein, yielding MNYDLLEELIGTLKKFEAENTKQNVNLNDFREYLNELAFQKESPKRIIPSKGQPLQALNNDLCKQLIMTGRFAKLALKKGMAKFPELINEDFTYLYRLSDYPCLNKMQLIEKNAHEKQYGLVIIRRLIQHGLIQEKENPKDKREKLIAVTPKGQQLIADSMSDVNRTATLIGGNLSEDEKDNLLNLLKKLNNFHSMIYTQYKNESIEDIENANLI